The genomic window GTCTTTGGAAATGCTGACACCTTTCCTGGTGGGCACAGTTGCGTAACAGTAAGCAGTGGCTGTGTGGGTGCTGTGTGtaatgggtgggggatgggctccTGGCAAGGAATGTGAGCATGGGAAGCTGAGAGGACAGTCAGGCCATTCCACATCCCTAAGGGTCCAGATTCATCTAGATTCCTCACATGGCTGGATGTGGGCACAAGGCCATGTTATCACATCCCATGCTTGGGTGTCCCCTTGGTCTCACGTCAGCCATATTGTTGTCTCCATCATTCAGTCAAATCCTCTCAAGGCCAATGTGGCACTTGCTGTGGCTTTCCTCTTTTTAGTGATGGTGTGATGAATCACTCCAAAAgagtgaaataattttatttcgtTTTGGACatcattttagatttacagaaggGTTGCAAAGATAGTACTGATGGGTTTTCCCATTTCCCCGTCACCTGTCTACTTCTAATGCTAATGTCTTATGATgtacatttatcaaaacccagACATCAACATTGGTACCACTACAATTAAACTACAGTCTTTATTCGGAttcccctgtttttttgttttgttttgttttgtcttttcccactaatgtcttttttctctggCGGGACCTGATCCAGGATATCACATCGCATCTAGTGGAGTTTGTCTTTGACTTCTCTCACGTCCCACCGATGCTGAGCCATCTAATCCAGTCCCTTATACCTGCCCTTCTCCATTCTTGTGAAAGTGCGTGAACTTAGCCCCAGCTCCTTACTACCCACATGTGGACCCTGTCATATTACTGGATTCCTGTCCCCAGATTCTCTGACCTTGTAAGCTGCCCAGAACTGCCAGGTGAGCCATCAGAAGACCGACTCTTATCAGGTGGTTCGGAACTCTCCCTGAATGACAGCTGCACTCTCCACGCCTTCCTTTCTAGCCTTCCAACATGACTTTGCACCACTTTCCAGGTTCAGCTCCAGCCTTCTAGAGTCCTTCGGACAGGCGGGTCTCTTGGTAGCCTCCTTAACACTGCTTCCTACCACACAATGGCCAGTCTTGAGTCCTTCCATGTgtagaatctgtgtcttcctttcaTGCTTTATCTTATTCAGTCTTTTGGACAGTACCTATGAGGGTGGCCacttaggaaactgaggcacaaaaagggTAAGTAACTGGCCATGGTCACACAGCCATTGTCTTGGTGAATAAGGATTTGGACTGAGACAGTCTGTTGACCTTAGGTTTTTAAGCACTCTAGTCTCTTATCTCAAATTCAAGATGGCCCTATGAGTTTTGCTCATGCCATTCCCAATATTCCTTCCCCAAacccttcctttttcttggtgAGGATCCTACTCATCCTCCAAAGCCCAACTGAAACCtcatttccatgattttttttttttaagctgtaacCAGTCTGCTTACCCAGTGCTtcttagtatttaaaaatcaattagaaTAAATTCACTATCTCTCAGCTGGCACTTACCATATGCTGCCTGCGATGTGCTTTCTTATGGGCGTGCATCTAATCTTCCCAATTTGACTGTAAGCTCCTAGAGGATATGGACTTTCCAAGTCCAGCAGATAgtctttgttgaataaatgtgttttaaaaaagtgtgATTTCCTGGAATATCGTTTGATACTTAATAGTGAAGAGAGTctcattttatttgaaacataTTCATGGCTTAAACTTTGCTTCCGGAGCTGCTATGGTACTTGATTACTCTTGACCAAGTGATACAGTCCAAATCAGCAATGATAATGGTAACTCACATAGCGGTTACTAGGTTCTGGGCTTTATTCAAAGTCCTTTCCCACATTAACTCTTCATCCCCTTAACAAATCTCTGAGCTGGGTATTTTCACCAGTGTTATTTCAAAAGGGTGGAAACCAGGCATAGAAAGATccattagggacacctgggtggttcagttgactaaatgtctgacttcggctcatggtttgtgagttcgagccccgcgtcaggctctgtgctgacaactcagagcctggagtccgcttaagattctgtgtgtgtgtgtgtgtgtgtgtgtgtgtgtgtgtgtgtgtgtctgcccctctcggCTCATACTtcgtctttctctcaaaaataaataaacattaaaaatacttttagaaagaTCCAATACCTCACTGAGCGGCACAGACGAGCTGGTGGAGCGGGTAGGTTTGTCCCCTGTAGGCTGGGTATCGGGCATCTGCTTCAGGGGAGTCCCTTCCTCTTTGTGTGAAGTCAGAGTGGTCATTTACTTAAGGCTATAGAACTTTGATACGCTGACTGTATTTTTTGAAAACGTGAGTTCATTACCATTGTGAACCTTTATAAATCTTTCACTCCTTGCTCTTTATGACTGCTTGCtaatttcctttgtaaaatattACTTTACCCATTAAAAGCACAAAGGAAGGCAAGCTTCCAAGTGTAGAGCATTTCTAAATGCAAGAAAGTCGCTCTGACATTTTCTGGGTGGTGATTTGCTCCCCCCAGGACAGGGGGTAGGTAATTCCCAGAACTCTTACCTTGTGTGCTTTCCCTGTTCTAGTGCTTAATCATTTTATAGCATCTAACCGTGTGTTATTGGGTAACCATAACACATGGCTTTTTTCCCTCTGCTAGGTTTGAGGCTGCTGTTTTTCTCAGAATCGGTTAAAATAAAACCTGGACATCATACCCCTGGCCTGTTTTGGGAAATGCAGTTCAACCGCAAGCATACCTGTGGTATTTTTCACTGACGTTTGGGTTTGCTGGCCTTGATGGCCACGTTGGGTCCTGAACATGCCAAGATTCCCTGATGACAGGATCCTCAGACCAGCCACACCTAAGTCATAAGTTATTCtactgaagaagaattaaaagCTCTGCTGTGGGTATTTAGAACGCTGGCCCGACATGGcctgtgctttcttttatttatttattttttccttttcttgtaggTTTATCCTTTGATTGATTACCTAGTTTTCTGGAGAAGGGGTTCTCGTGATAGCAGTGAACGGGAGGGACCCTGTCGGGCTCCACTAGGTGAGGggctgtgggggttgggggtggagccCATGCAGTGAATGCTTGCAGCCAGCCCTGTTGGCCAGGCTGCACAGGACAGCCTGAGTCAATTGTCATCTGTACGGGGGTGCCCCTGGCCTCCGTGCGTTACCAAGCCAGGAATTGCTCCTAAAAACTAAGCTCGAGGCAGGGTACCCTTGGCACACTTTGTGTCCGGTTCACTTGCAACTACCTCAAGTCTTGTTTCCTGCGTCAAGGCTTATCACTCAGTTTAAGCTGACCTTTCCCCTTGATTGTCTGTCCAAAGGGATGATGGGAGAACAGCATCCTGTTTATTTCTACACAGTCTTATTGAAAATACCGAAAAAAAGTCATCGGGCTCAGTAATTGTAACAACTTTCTTAGTTTGTTCGAAGGACGAGTTCTTGGTCTCATTCGcaagctgtttctttttttgtggtgttttggTGGATTCGTGGACTGGCCTCTCGGAGCCAGTGGAGTTTTTTTTACGATCATCTTCAACTAGTTCACGTGCAGACACACACCCTCGCGTTTCATAGAAGGGCCTCCCAGCCTGCAAAGTCGGGCCTAGCTCCCGACACCTTGTTTGCTGGGTGGTTTTGCTGTAGAAGTTGCTGACATCACTTTGCCCTCCGGACACCGATAAGCCGGTCTTAACCCTCAGCAGAAAGGATGCAGGCCTTCCCGCCCGCCCCCCCATACCAAGTGTCGGTCAGCTTCTGCTTCAAGAGATGCATCTGGCAAGTTCCGGAAGAACTAAGATGCACtcgtttttgttgtttctgtgaCGCGATCTGGGGAGAAGAGATGGAAATCGAAATGGTTGTTTGGGCCTGTATATGGGTCTCACTTAATGGCGCCTTCAAGCCAGTTTTATATTGGGAAGGGAACTATCTTGGTAGATAAGGAGTGCGAATTCCTGCCAGTGTGACTGAGGACTGGACTCTGTCTATTGACAGCAAGGAGTGTAAACACCGGGTCATATGTGGAGCGTCCCAGGGGCAATGGAGCGTTTACGGAGATGTAGCCTTTTCACGCCTAACcatgccttctcttctcctttctgtgtGCTCCCGTCCCTCTCTTCCTgggagaggggggtagagagTGGGTGGGGAGAGCTACTTTATTGGGCCAATGGGACCTGCATCAGAACCCCAGCAGCCCGCCTGTCCAGTGACTCTCCCAGTGAGTAGATGGGGACAGACATTACCACCAAGGCTGCATCTCCAGCCAGGAAGACGGGCTTCTCTTTgctgttttccttgttttctgtaCAGTCAAGTTTTACCTCGCTTGGAAACATGCTCTCCCCCATGGCTGAGCGCTGTGACCATAATCTCCTCGagggctttgtgtgtgtgtctcctggCACCCAAGATGGCCCCTCACCACACCAGCAGGTACTATGTGGCTTTTGGGCACAGCCTTTGTGCCCTCCTTGTCTGTCTGCAGCCTGTGATCGGGGGCTGGCCTCTCACTGGAAAGGCTTATAGTGACCTGTCTTGGGCCCACCTGGAAGCCACGTTGGGGGGCCTGGATGAAGGGTCCAGATGGTCTGCCTGATAAGTCAGCTCATGTAGGAGGCTGGAGGAAACGccaggtgtgggcaggggagTGTGTTGGGGCCACAGGGTCAATGGAAGCCCTATGTGGGATgacagagagggtgggggacCCGCTCAGGAATCTCTGGAGACTCTGGGCTACACCTGGAAGGAAGGGGAGTTACAGCCGGCAGAGATTTGTGACTCTGCTCATATGCATGACCAGCCCTTTCAGTTCACTTCTTCAGTTTAAGTAAAGTCAGTATGATTGATTTATAGGCCTTACCGGAGATATCTCAACCAAAGAGATATGTCTAACCTAAGCACAGAAATAGACGCATCGCCTTGAttgctttgtttcctcttctgattTGCGGGATCATCAGAGAGAAAATGATACCTGGCTTTCAAAATTATCGTGGTGGTACAAAATGCCGTGTCAGAAATTCTAAAGGGGATCTTTGTGCTGTCGGTGGTTGTGTCACTGACTGGAAGTGATCATCCGAGAGGAAGACATCGCTAGCCGCGGTTTGTTTGTCTCAGTGCCCTTGACCCAGCCAGAGGAGATATGGAGGCATCTAGGTACACTCTGATATGCGGATTTTCAAATCTCACAGGTGACTAATTTCTTCAttcacagagaaggagaaaaaatgagaCCCGTGTACTCCTTGGATGGCTGGCTCCAAACGTGCGTGCTGCAGGCAGAGGAAGTTCTCTGGGGAAAGTCAGCCAGCTGTGCTTGTTAGCTTTCTAGAGCCTGTCTGTTATTATGAGTGTAGTCCTTTTGAAAGCTCTGTTCTACTTCCTAAAATACCCTCCCAATCCACTTCCTCCTGTGGTGTCTGCCTGTCCCGAGAGTAGGGCCAGTGTGGGGAGGCCTGGAGAGAGACGCAGGGAGGAGGGACGGCCCCCACACAGGCCTTCATCCCCACTGTGAGGGGCATGGGCTGCCCAGGGGCAGAGAGTCCCCAGACTTGGGGGCGTGGCCACAgggacctattttttttttttttaattttttaatgtttatttaattttgagagagacagacagagtgtgagcaggggaggggcagagagagagggagacacagaatgtgaagcaggctccaggctctgagctgtcagcacagagcccgacgtggggctcgaactcacagactgagagatcatgacctgagctgaagtcggttgacGGTCAACCGGTCaaccccgactgagccacccaggcgcccctgggacctATCTTTTTAAATGGAAACTAACTGCAGATTTACCCTTTGTTAGAGTCTGAGTCCTCAAATATTTGTCTCCTGTTAAATCTTGCTGCTTTTCAGACTGATACAAATATTCATGATGACTCttacatttgtgaaatgaagcaaccttattgttattttttagtgGGTGGGATGAAACCCAAGAATAACACCACGCATAGTGTGTCAGGAAGACGAGGGTTGGAGTCACATACTGCCTGTGTGATCCTGGGGAAGTTACTGAGCCTCTCTGTTCTTtggcttcttcatctgtagaacTGGTGGTAATGAGATGTTGTGAGAATTAACCGAGGTGATCtatgttctctctctgtatctatttGTATAGTTTTTTAAGTGAACTCAAGTAGCTCTGTCTTCAGAATTGCAATTTTTATTCCCTCTATTTTCATCTGTTTGCCCGGAAGCGGCTGGCTGCTTCCGGCGAGGCTGGCATTTTAGGAAAGCTTCTTCACGAGTGCTGCCTAGCCCGCCATGGAACCCATCTGTACCCTGGCGACGGTTGTTGGGTGCTTTTTCAGGGAGGGGGGCACAGGTggacctttttcttcctttctgcttcaGGATTCAGGTTGTCCTGAGAGGACACATTTTAATAGTATGGCAGAACTTGAAAAAAGTCTtgaatatttaggggcacctgggtggctcagtcacttcagcctccgactttggctcgggtcatgatctcacggtttgtgagttcgagccctgtgtcgggctctgtgctgacagctcagagcctggagcctggagcctgctttggattctgtgtctccctctctcgctctgccccttccccgcttgcactctttctctctctctccttcaaaagtggataaacatttaaaaattttttttaaaaaatcttgaataTTTAGCTGTGAATTAGCATTGTTCTTCTCTGTCAcctttgctctttcctttttctccacttcctgtTTTCCCAGGTATCCCCCTTCCCAAGTATCAAAGTGGTTTCTTGCACATAATGGTTTTCTTGCCTATACCTTAATTAGGAAAAATGTCACATATGAGCCTAGCTGTCTGGTTTCTAGATATAATAAGATGCTTTGTCCTTCGCCTTAATTGTAGCACGCTGGAGTGCTGAGCCACTGGGGGCTGCTTGGAGTCTGTGTGAACCATCTTCCCGACAAACAGAACATgctttgagtgtatttttgttaccgtctttcattaatgtgacttgattttttttttgatttggagctatgacaggttttctttttcattgcttctCTAATTTGAGACTTGAAGTAAAATTACTTTGTGCAGTAAATGGTTTGCAATATGTTtaccctttcttctcctctccgtcctccccctcctcctcctcccccccctcctcctcttccttcttcttccataGCAGTTACTAGATAAAGTGGGAAATAGGACGTGGGGGTAGAATATGAATTAGCTTTTTGGAAATGCTAAGTCTGAAATGGGTTTTACAGCCAAACAGCCTGGGAATAAgtgatattaaagaaaagaaggggcacctgggtggctcagtcagttaagtatcagactttggctcaggtcatgatctcatggtttgtgagttcgagccctgcatcgagctcagTGCTGTCAGTCCAGAACCTTCTTTGGAGCCCtggtcctcctctctctctctctgcccctctctgactcacaccctctctctctcaaaaataaatatacattaaaagaaaagaaaaagaaaacctaacttTGTTATTTGACTGAATCCAGCTACTTTCACCAAATTGGTTTCTGTGTATAGATCTTTAGGTTATGGTCAGCAAGGGGACAATTTTAGTATGGTAGTCAAGGGTGCATACTCTCTGTCCAGACCTGCTGGGTTTGAATCTGCCTCTATTAATTCCACACTGTGTACCTTGGAACAAGCTATTCAACCTCCCTATTTGCCcaactgtgaaatgggaataatgcaGCTGTGTACCTATGTTATAGGGTCCTTGCGATGAGCAAATGAGACGATTATACATATACCTTCAATTGTACAGTGTGGAACCTGTCACCAAGTAAGCACGATATTATAGAAATCTATAAATACCCACTTAAAGCATAAATATTCTGCTGGTTTGTGGATTATAGCTTTCATGATTGCTGTGGTAACTTAGACATTTCGCATTTGAAagggagtgatttttttttttttttttatgagttttcTTGGACTCTTAGCAAGCAACCGTGGCTGATGTTAGTTATAAATTTCGGTTGGATTTTCTATAGTACAGTTAgccctaaaattataaaaaggaaaatgagttgGTGAAAATGGGTATATAAATTCAACTTTATCGCTCTACCTTggcagaaaagaaatagaatggaaagaaatagaatacaaaaattttattttgtattttgtcttaGGACTTCAGGCAAGTTCAATGTTCAGAAAAGTGCTTCCAAATGTCACGGTAGAGTCATTACAAacctctgtgtttgtttctactGGAGTCATCAACCTGGGGAATTTCTTTAGATGAGTAAGTAAAGCAGAAAAGTTTCAGTGATTTATGTAAAATCTCATGTTGACGCGAACATTTATAACCCTATTGACTTTAAGCATCTCAAAAAGCTAAAGAGATGTGCTATGGTGTAATACTCACTTTTTGGCTCTTCACCCATTTCCCAAGTTTTGGGTGGTTTTGCTTGCCAACCTTAAGTGGTCCCTTCTGATCAGGTCAAAGAGATTCTTCAGGCTTTTGAAGAAGACTGGTTGTCAAAATTTGATGAGCTAACTCGGGCaggttaaatataattttcttctttgatgtaGATGGACTCAGAAGTTCACGGCTGGGCTCTCCAGTAACTAACGTGCAGGTGCAGTGGTGCAGCTGTATATGCCGAACTTGGGAAACAGGTATCCCAGACAGCACGTGATGCCCAGCATTTGGCCTGTTATGATCTTGAGTTGAGGTGGCTCTTCTGTGGAGTAGGGAAGAGCCGTCTCActctctggctccttctctggCTCACAGGCAGGTCCGGTCACCCTCCGGTGAACATGGATGCCTGCCCCTttgtctcctcccccacctcattCCCTTTATGACCACAGGGTGTGATTCGCCATAGCTTGCGTTTTGGGGACATCAGTTTTACACATGTGTTGGGCTTCTTTCTGCCAAAGATGTGTATGAGGCACCCCTGTTTTGCCCGGGGGCTCTCACCCCCAGGTTGGGTCTGTTTTCTCCACCGGAAAGAAAGGCTCCTTTGGGGCAGTCACGACACCagtttattcattattgtatCTCAGAGCACACAGGTGCACACGGCAGGTGCCCCAGAGGATTTGTGAATGAGTTAACGGAGGAATGAATTTATGTCTTTGAGCAAACCAAAGCTGGGCACACGTGGGCCAGCAGAGAGACACGTGGTCAAGGAGTTACGGTCTTGACTCATCTACCAGACGTGGGAACGGCTGATTCCCCTTTCATACCTTTGATCCCTTGGCTGGGCACCCGGCAACTTCTGCTAGCTGATGGTGCCACCCATGGCTGGGTGTCGGCCGACACATTTTGCTGCAGGCCTTTCCCCTTTTTAATTCCAGAttcccagggacgcctgggtggctcagtcagttgagcgtctgactcttgatttcagctcaggtcatgatcctagggtcgtgggatcgagccccgtgtcgggcttcatgttgagcatggagcctgcttaagattctcttctctttctctctctttctctttctccttctgcccctctccccttcttgcactctctctttctaaaatacagaaaaatgctaaaaaaaaagaaagaaaaccatcccTAGCAAGTCAGATGATGGATTATGTTCCAAATGTgatgggtttattttattttactctgatGGAAAACCAAAGATTCTACCACAGCACAGAGACCAGTATATCCAAAGGTCATGAACAAGTGGTGTGGGGCAGGTAGGCTGTGATGTACAAGCTGGAGGCTCAGGTCATTTCCTTTGTAACAGTCACTACAGTTTCCCTGATGagcacatttaaaataacactgaggagaggcacctgggtggctcagttcattaaacgtccggctttggctcaggtcatgatctcgcagttcgtgaatttgagccccaggtcacgctctgtgctgacagctccgagcctggagcctgcttcggattctgtgtctcccctgctctctgcccctccccagctcatgctctgtctctctctgtctctcaaaaataaataaacattaaaaaaaaattcaaatagaaatagaaataaaataaataaaataaaataacacagtgGAGATCAACTGCAACGCGGCACAAGTATGACAACCTTCGGGCACGCCTTCAAGTTCCTTCCTTACAATGCACTTGCGATCTTTACACTTCAGTGTGGGGAGGATTACAATTCTTTGGAAGAATAAGAAGTTCACACTTTTGAAATTTCACGGAAGAATTTTAAGGCCAAAACATAGTGGGTTCTCTTCACCTCCAAGGACAAATCAGGTGCTTTCCTCAAAACCACAATAGGCTTCTCGTTCAAATCCCAGCCCAACCTCGTGGCCTCCTGCATTGACATTCTTTCTGTCCATGAAAGCTGGTAGGATCAATTTGACTCCTGGTCCAAGGGTCTGAGTATAACCCAGTCCGGTCGGGCTCGTCTTATTTCCTGTAACAGATAGAGAAGTTCTACAGTCCGGGTATTGTTACTGCCAGCCAGCCAAGCAACGTTTATTGATGTTCCAATCTTCTCATTAACCTCCTGGTAGACAGACCCTCCAAATTCAGGGCCATCACTCACATGCATGTGCAGCTGGAAGTCGGCAGCTGTGTAACCCAGGGCGACACCATTCTGTGGCAGTTTGGATCTGGCTGTGTCAAAACTCGTCTGAGAGCCAGCAAGCCAAGCTCCAAAGCCAAAGATGGTTGGTCCAGAAAAATCTGCATCAACATTACTGCCGAGACTGAAACAATCCCATTTGTAGGAGGCCTTCAATTTCCCACTCTTCTTTCCTGGGTTCGGTGCAAATACGGTATGGAGAGTACGTTTCGACCCTTCAGCCAACTTATTCTGTGAAGCGATTTCCGTTCCAAGAGTATCGTCTGTGTTCCATTTCTGGGTGAAGGCAAGTCTGTAGCTACAGACCTTATACGTGGTCTCTAGGTTGCCTGATGTTTGCTCTGTGTCAGTGTAAGCATGACCAGAAGTAGAAAATTCCACTCCCCTACACGACTTAGTTCTCAGACCTACTTTGACCGAGCCAAATCCATAGCCTTTGTTGAAGTCATCTTTGGCAGCCTTCCCTAGGTCACAGTAAGTCGGTGTGTTACATATACC from Neofelis nebulosa isolate mNeoNeb1 chromosome 6, mNeoNeb1.pri, whole genome shotgun sequence includes these protein-coding regions:
- the LOC131514899 gene encoding voltage-dependent anion-selective channel protein 3-like, translated to MVECCLGGVETSPLVGGICNTPTYCDLGKAAKDDFNKGYGFGSVKVGLRTKSCRGVEFSTSGHAYTDTEQTSGNLETTYKVCSYRLAFTQKWNTDDTLGTEIASQNKLAEGSKRTLHTVFAPNPGKKSGKLKASYKWDCFSLGSNVDADFSGPTIFGFGAWLAGSQTSFDTARSKLPQNGVALGYTAADFQLHMHVSDGPEFGGSVYQEVNEKIGTSINVAWLAGSNNTRTVELLYLLQEIRRARPDWVILRPLDQESN